In Candidatus Neomarinimicrobiota bacterium, a genomic segment contains:
- the upp gene encoding uracil phosphoribosyltransferase — protein sequence MSQVIELKSHPLVSHNLAILRSKDTDSQRFREAAQRLSSMVLMAATESLNTVEKSVETPLQKTTEMVFADDIWFIPVLRAGLAMVDIGLSLLPDAQVGFVGLYRDEESLEPQYYYKNLPDFSTSAHSCFLMDPMLATGGSACAAIDLLKARGASDVRLLTLICAPEGIKEVFTKHPDVSIFTASIDERLNEVGYIVPGLGDAGDRYFGT from the coding sequence TTGTCCCAAGTCATTGAGTTGAAATCTCATCCACTCGTCTCACACAACTTAGCCATCCTGAGAAGTAAAGACACTGACAGTCAGCGATTTAGAGAAGCAGCCCAGCGACTCAGCAGCATGGTTCTCATGGCAGCGACTGAATCATTAAACACAGTTGAGAAAAGTGTAGAAACACCCCTTCAAAAAACGACTGAAATGGTTTTCGCTGATGACATCTGGTTTATCCCTGTTCTACGAGCAGGCCTGGCAATGGTTGATATCGGTCTTAGTCTTTTACCAGATGCACAGGTAGGTTTTGTGGGGCTGTATCGGGATGAAGAGAGTCTAGAACCCCAATATTACTACAAAAACTTACCGGATTTTTCAACATCGGCACATAGCTGTTTTCTCATGGATCCTATGCTGGCAACAGGGGGAAGTGCGTGTGCTGCTATTGACCTGTTAAAAGCAAGAGGTGCTTCAGACGTGAGACTGTTGACTCTAATTTGCGCTCCAGAAGGCATAAAAGAAGTCTTTACAAAGCATCCTGATGTATCCATTTTTACTGCTTCTATAGATGAACGATTAAATGAGGTTGGCTACATCGTCCCTGGACTAGGGGATGCCGGTGATCGATATTTTGGGACTTGA